A genomic stretch from candidate division KSB1 bacterium includes:
- a CDS encoding DUF192 domain-containing protein gives MRIFKYLGCILFLIVLLTACGKGQSQKAASAQSAEEQGNIRPSLKIDGISLEVEIVQDAESRQLGLMYREELAENLGMLFVFESTRILSFWMRNTFIPLDIAFVDAAGVIVDIQRMEPLDESKHYISAAPALYALEVNAGWFEKNGIKVRSQVQF, from the coding sequence ATGAGAATTTTTAAGTATTTAGGTTGCATTTTATTTCTAATCGTACTTTTGACTGCCTGTGGTAAGGGGCAAAGCCAGAAAGCCGCCTCAGCTCAGTCTGCAGAGGAGCAGGGAAATATCAGGCCTTCTCTCAAAATTGATGGCATTTCATTAGAAGTCGAAATTGTTCAGGATGCCGAATCCCGTCAGCTCGGCTTGATGTATCGCGAAGAATTGGCAGAGAATCTCGGAATGCTTTTTGTCTTCGAATCGACGCGAATCCTATCCTTCTGGATGCGCAATACATTTATTCCACTCGACATCGCCTTTGTTGATGCTGCGGGTGTGATTGTCGATATCCAGCGTATGGAGCCGCTGGACGAATCAAAACATTATATTTCCGCGGCACCGGCGCTTTATGCCCTCGAAGTCAATGCCGGGTGGTTTGAGAAGAATGGGATAAAAGTGAGGAGTCAGGTTCAGTTTTAG